In Sparus aurata chromosome 2, fSpaAur1.1, whole genome shotgun sequence, a single genomic region encodes these proteins:
- the LOC115576213 gene encoding E3 ubiquitin-protein ligase rififylin-like, which produces MFASCCNWLCVDSADVEQSSEGERRNQSYTNSAFSSQPSPPPEYTCKACGGSFDTPSKKHVCMDCKKNYCSRCSAQVEPRPRLCHTCQRFYGTLLVRAELMKLKVRELRDYLHLHEISTHLCREKEDLVELVLSQQSSPSSESAPETPITDTTSVTSDPPDLTPDPPSPTPSPSPSPAPTPDPPAAQPEVPAPPTETTPPEPEVQEEDQTWDPEEAPVSGRRASLSDLSCLDDIEALSVRQLKEILARNFVDYKGCCEKWELMERVSRLYQDQQNLLAANAVNASESGGGPTGLEENLCKICMDSPIDCVLLECGHMITCTKCGKRMSECPICRQYVIRAVHVFRS; this is translated from the exons ATGTTTGCATCCTGCTGTAACTGGCTGTGTGTGGACTCGGCTGATGTTGAACAGTCCAGCGAAGGTGAGCGACGTAATCAGTCGTACACTAACTCGGCCTTCAGCAGCCAGCCGTCTCCTCCACCTGAGTACACCTGTAAGGCCTGCGGGGGGAGCTTCGACACACCTTCCAAGAAG catGTGTGCATGGACTGTAAGAAGAACTACTGTAGCCGTTGCTCCGCCCAGGTGGAGCCCCGCCCCCGCCTCTGTCACACCTGTCAGCGTTTCTATGGCACCCTGCTGGTGCGGGCGGAGCTCATGAAGCTGAAAGTGAGGGAGCTCAGGGACTACCTGCACCTGCACGAGATCTCCACCCACCTGTGCAGAGAGAAG GAGGACCTGGTGGAGCTGGTTCTCAGTCAGCAGTCTTCACCTTCCAGTGAGTCGGCACCTGAGACCCCGATCACCGACACTAcgtctgtgacctctgacccccctGATCTGACTCCTGACCCCCCCAGCCCGACCCCGTCCCCGTCCCCGTCCCCAGCCCCGACCCCTGACCCCCCTGCTGCACAGCCTGAAGTCCCGGCCCCGCCCACAGAGACCACACCCCCTGAGCCGGAGGTTCAGGAAGAGGACCAG ACCTGGGACCCGGAGGAGGCCCCGGTTTCGGGTCGCAGGGCTTCCCTGTCCGACCTGAGCTGTCTGGACGACATCGAGGCGCTCAGCGTCCGACAGCTGAAGGAAATCCTCGCCAGGAACTTTGTGGACTACAAAGGCTGCTGTGAGAAGTGGGAGCTGATGGAGAGGGTGAGCCGGCTGTACCAGGACCAGCAGAACCTCCTGG CTGCCAACGCTGTGAACGCCTCAG AGTCCGGCGGCGGTCCTACGGGTCTGGAGGAGAACCTCTGTAAGATCTGTATGGACTCTCCCATCGACTGCGTCCTGCTGGAGTGTGGTCACATGATCACCTGCACCAAGTGCGGCAAGAGGATGAGCGAGTGTCCCATCTGCCGCCAGTACGTCATCCGAGCCGTCCACGTCTTCAGGTCCTGA